In Sphingobacteriaceae bacterium, the following proteins share a genomic window:
- a CDS encoding short-chain dehydrogenase: MSAFFLGLSSTFTNLFAASTRLSHYRGIEGVFSPTNTHMVGDGFKVMNFFPNGKGFEERMSPFFLLDFNAEVNFPPSEISRGVGVHPHRGIETITFAYKGSVAHHDSAGNSGVINPGDVQWMTAGGGVLHKEYHEKNFDKKGGAFEMVQLWINLPKQHKMTKPKYQSILHKDKPAVQLPNNMGSVHVVAGDYNGIKGIASAFSPVHIYDFHLNTNGEVSFTLPPDFNSAILVIDGGVTVNNEHKVDENHYAQFKNEAGEIHIKATKKSVLLVLSGQPLNEPYVSYGPFVMNTEAEIKQAIEDYNAGKFGFLAD, encoded by the coding sequence ATGAGTGCTTTTTTCCTTGGCCTTTCATCAACCTTTACAAACCTATTTGCAGCAAGCACAAGGCTCTCTCATTACCGTGGTATTGAAGGTGTTTTTTCTCCCACCAACACGCACATGGTTGGAGATGGGTTTAAAGTGATGAATTTTTTTCCAAACGGAAAAGGTTTTGAAGAACGCATGAGCCCGTTTTTTCTATTGGATTTTAATGCTGAAGTAAATTTTCCTCCCTCTGAAATTTCGCGTGGTGTGGGCGTTCACCCGCATCGTGGAATTGAGACTATTACCTTTGCTTATAAAGGCTCGGTGGCACATCACGATAGTGCCGGAAATTCGGGAGTGATCAATCCTGGTGATGTTCAGTGGATGACAGCCGGCGGTGGTGTGCTTCACAAAGAATACCACGAAAAGAATTTCGATAAAAAAGGGGGCGCTTTTGAAATGGTGCAGCTCTGGATCAATCTTCCGAAGCAACACAAAATGACAAAACCAAAATACCAAAGCATTTTACATAAAGATAAACCCGCAGTACAACTTCCTAATAATATGGGCTCCGTGCATGTGGTAGCGGGCGACTACAACGGTATTAAAGGAATTGCTTCTGCTTTTTCTCCGGTGCATATTTATGATTTTCATCTGAATACAAATGGTGAAGTTTCTTTCACTCTACCGCCAGATTTTAATTCTGCAATTCTTGTTATTGACGGAGGCGTGACAGTAAATAATGAACATAAGGTAGATGAAAATCATTATGCGCAATTTAAAAACGAAGCCGGCGAAATTCACATCAAAGCAACAAAAAAAAGTGTTTTGTTGGTTTTGAGCGGACAGCCCTTAAATGAGCCATATGTAAGTTATGGTCCTTTTGTAATGAATACCGAAGCAGAAATCAAACAAGCGATTGAAGATTACAATGCCGGGAAGTTTGGGTTTTTAGCTGACTAA
- a CDS encoding rhomboid family intramembrane serine protease, with protein MNFNNQYRPGSFGGLPVVTKNIIIINVIVFIMTLLGRSRGVDLDAYLGLHYYLAPDFKPHQFITYIFMHADFQHIFFNMIGIFVFGQALEQVWGPKRYLIFYIVTGLGAAAGQYIIMHFQAQEIIAYFNDRINAPDTSPSEIAELIDGKFTYLNRLVVVGASGSLFGLLGAFGLLFPNREIYIYFFPIKAKWLVIGYGAIELFSGLRNDRMDNVAHFAHLGGLFVGLILVLIWRRDRRNFY; from the coding sequence ATGAATTTCAACAATCAATACCGTCCCGGAAGCTTTGGCGGCTTACCTGTGGTGACCAAAAATATTATCATTATTAACGTGATCGTATTTATCATGACTCTGCTGGGGCGATCAAGAGGAGTCGACCTTGATGCGTACCTGGGGCTTCACTATTACCTTGCTCCTGACTTTAAACCTCACCAGTTTATTACTTACATTTTTATGCATGCAGATTTCCAGCATATCTTTTTTAATATGATCGGGATTTTTGTTTTTGGCCAGGCCTTAGAGCAGGTTTGGGGGCCAAAGCGTTACCTGATTTTTTATATTGTGACAGGACTTGGAGCTGCTGCGGGACAGTACATCATTATGCATTTTCAGGCACAGGAAATCATAGCCTATTTTAACGACCGTATTAATGCACCGGATACCTCGCCAAGTGAAATTGCCGAACTAATAGACGGGAAATTTACATACCTCAACAGACTTGTTGTGGTTGGTGCTTCAGGATCTTTATTTGGATTGTTAGGAGCTTTCGGTTTGTTATTTCCAAACAGAGAAATTTATATTTATTTTTTTCCTATCAAGGCCAAGTGGCTGGTTATAGGTTACGGCGCTATTGAATTATTTTCAGGTTTACGCAATGATCGTATGGACAATGTAGCTCACTTCGCGCATCTTGGCGGACTATTTGTGGGTTTAATTTTAGTATTGATCTGGCGACGAGACAGAAGAAATTTTTATTAA
- a CDS encoding DNA mismatch repair protein MutL: protein MSSNTIALLPDHVANQIAAGEVVQRPASVVKELLENAIDAGATHIRIIIKDAGKSLIQIIDNGKGMNPFDARMCFERHATSKINKADDLFTLTTKGFRGEALASIGAIAQVELKTKQEEDVVGQHLVMEGGKIISQEECQTATGTSFIVKNLFYNIPARRNFLKSDQIEQKHIIDEVERVAIPHTGIHFTLQSNGNEILNLPAGNLMQRIKSLLGSYIQKELVLIDETTSFVKIHGYVSLPENAVKTKKEQYFFVNNRFVRNPFLNHAIYEAYKELIGFQSHPKYFIFLELDPKHIDINIHPTKTEVKFTDDKTVYMLLVSSIKRALGKANVSPSLDFESEMSMQDTAEVGRVYTQPKVSYNTNYNPFNSSAANAGNPGLEKANKQNWESMFEGFKNSADTLTVAPEQEQQFMESIKKEAIDFNVFQLNFKYIVTAYNQNVMIVDQQRAHERIVYEHYMNSKKENSIASQQLLFPEQIEMSANDFTLVKSLFEEFKFLGFDLEIFGKNSIVVNGTPVDMQEFNVVQTIEGIIETYKLNTIDAKVEKHDNLCRSIAKNIGIKYGKVLETEEMKLLLNHLMQCENPLYTANGKVVMMDMEYNDIERFFKK, encoded by the coding sequence ATGTCAAGCAATACCATCGCACTTTTACCAGATCACGTAGCCAACCAGATTGCCGCCGGTGAAGTTGTGCAGCGTCCTGCCAGTGTGGTGAAAGAACTCCTCGAAAACGCCATTGATGCTGGTGCCACACATATTCGTATCATTATAAAAGATGCCGGAAAAAGTCTTATCCAGATAATTGATAATGGAAAAGGAATGAATCCTTTTGATGCGCGTATGTGTTTTGAACGGCACGCCACTTCAAAAATAAATAAGGCAGATGATCTTTTTACGCTTACTACCAAAGGGTTTCGTGGCGAGGCCTTAGCAAGTATAGGAGCCATTGCGCAGGTAGAATTAAAAACAAAACAGGAAGAAGACGTTGTGGGTCAGCACCTGGTTATGGAGGGTGGAAAAATCATCTCACAGGAAGAATGCCAGACGGCTACGGGAACAAGTTTTATTGTTAAGAATTTATTTTACAATATTCCTGCCCGCAGAAATTTTTTAAAGAGCGACCAGATCGAGCAAAAACACATTATTGATGAGGTTGAGCGTGTTGCTATTCCGCATACGGGTATTCATTTTACTTTGCAGAGTAATGGTAACGAAATTTTAAATCTTCCTGCCGGAAATTTAATGCAACGCATCAAATCGCTTTTAGGAAGTTATATTCAAAAAGAGCTGGTACTCATTGATGAGACTACTTCTTTTGTAAAAATTCATGGCTATGTAAGTTTGCCCGAAAACGCTGTAAAAACAAAGAAAGAACAGTATTTTTTTGTAAATAACCGCTTCGTGCGTAACCCCTTTTTAAATCATGCTATTTACGAAGCCTATAAAGAATTGATCGGATTTCAATCACATCCTAAATATTTTATTTTTTTGGAATTAGATCCAAAACACATTGATATTAATATTCATCCCACAAAAACGGAAGTAAAATTTACCGATGATAAAACGGTTTACATGCTCCTGGTTAGTTCTATAAAACGTGCCTTAGGAAAAGCCAACGTTTCTCCTTCGCTTGATTTTGAATCTGAAATGAGTATGCAGGATACTGCTGAGGTGGGAAGAGTTTACACGCAACCTAAAGTAAGTTACAATACAAATTACAATCCTTTCAATTCTTCAGCGGCCAATGCCGGCAATCCGGGTCTTGAAAAGGCCAACAAACAAAATTGGGAAAGTATGTTTGAGGGATTTAAAAACAGCGCCGATACACTAACTGTAGCGCCTGAACAGGAACAGCAATTTATGGAGTCTATAAAAAAAGAAGCCATTGATTTTAATGTGTTCCAGTTAAATTTCAAATACATAGTTACTGCCTACAATCAAAACGTGATGATCGTTGATCAGCAAAGGGCCCACGAACGGATCGTTTACGAGCATTACATGAATTCGAAAAAGGAAAACAGTATTGCTTCTCAGCAATTATTGTTTCCCGAACAAATTGAGATGAGCGCAAACGATTTTACCCTGGTTAAAAGTTTGTTCGAAGAATTTAAATTCCTGGGCTTTGATCTTGAGATCTTCGGCAAGAATAGTATTGTTGTAAATGGCACTCCTGTTGACATGCAGGAGTTTAACGTGGTTCAGACCATTGAAGGAATTATTGAAACTTACAAATTAAATACCATAGATGCCAAGGTAGAAAAACATGATAATTTATGCAGGTCTATCGCAAAAAACATTGGCATTAAATATGGCAAGGTGCTCGAAACCGAAGAAATGAAATTATTGCTTAATCATTTAATGCAATGCGAAAATCCTTTATACACGGCTAATGGCAAAGTGGTAATGATGGACATGGAATACAACGACATAGAAAGATTCTTTAAAAAATAA